The Sminthopsis crassicaudata isolate SCR6 chromosome 5, ASM4859323v1, whole genome shotgun sequence genome contains the following window.
gtctttttatcactttcatttccttcCAAGAGAACCAGTAAATACATCAAGAGAGTCCGACAGTGTATGCAGCACTTTCTACCCATAGTCTACCACCTCTGTTAAGAGGGGAAGGGGTACATTTTCTCACCTCTTCATTGTGGCTAAGCTTAATTTTACAGCTTTCAGCTCtgtgtatttgtttttgaaagttCTTCCCAAGTACATCATTATAGTTGTGTGTATTGATTTTCTGGTTTAGCTCATTTCATTGAATGGAGTCATATAAATCTCAGCATTTCTCTGCATTCTcacatttgccatttcttccagCATAGTAGAATTCTAGTCCTAGCACACTATAGCTTGACCAGTCATGTCCTAGTCTTTTGACACCCATTTTCCACAAATTAATTTTATCTATTGCAAATTGAAAAAGCAGAACCATCAAAATGGAGTCACCTCCTGTGACTGACCAGACTAGAGACAAAGTAAATGAGATGGAATTCTAAGGATGACTTTAGAGTGACTGGGGAGCTCTTGGGAGATTTAATGCTTTGTAATAATTAAGATGTGAACAGACGTTAAGCAGGTTTAGTTGGTTGTATTGATGGTTAGGGTTAAACTTCGAGGAAGACTTGACATTTTTTCAAAACAGCTATGAAACCCCCAAATTAATTTTCATTGTAAATACCTCATTAGACTAGGCTGTCTTTAGAAATCTTCTCCCTCCAGGAGCTCACATTCCCTTGTTTCTCTCAGAAGGGAAAGGGCCTCTTGGAAAGTTGGGAGTTGAGCAGGGTTTTGAAAATTGGGCATGGTTGTGGAAGGACCCGGGCTTTGCAGGTGTGAGGGGAAAGTGGAATGATTTGGGTTATGCGTTTGTAGATCATTTGAAGATGCTCAACTGTTAAGCATTTTAAATTGAACCAAGGATGAAAAGTGAACTCATCCCCCAAGTTAGGGGGGAGGGGGTTTCATAGCTAATTGAGCTAACCAATCAACTTCATCAGTGATGGATGGGTCAGTACAGTAAGAAATCTCTGATGATAGTCCCATtccacagcttttttttttttttttttgactccaggtctatATTCTCTGCTTCCCTGGGACATTTCATTGTCTCTTTAGTCACACCATTTTTTAACAtctagaaataaattagaaatgtgCTTATTCTGGCTTGTGTTTTGGGcttcaaagaagaaatttatcCTAACTTTGACTTCAAAGTTGAATAATTGATAATTGCCTCTGTTGGTCTTTAGCGAGAACTTAATCTTCTGTGACTTGTCACATTGTACATACTTTGTATGTCTCTTATATTTTTGTTATCTATTCTGTACACTTTGTTTTCCCCAAAggaatatgtttcttttttttttctttttacaaaaaatttatgcataggtaattttccagcattgacaattgcaaaaccttttgtttcaacttttcccctccttccccccattccttctcccagatggcaagttaaccaatacatgttaaatatgttaaggtataaattaaatacaatatatgtatacatatgcaaacagttattttgctgtacaaaaagaatcagactttgaaacagtgtacaattagcctgtgaaggaagtaaaaaatgtagacagacaaaaatagagggattgggaattctatgtcgtggttcatagtcatctcccagagttctttcactgggtgtagctgcttcagttcattactgctctattggaactgatttggttcatctcattgttggagagggcctcgtccatcagaattgaggaatataaatttcttgaaggtAGAAAAGGGCTGTtggattttgtctttgtatatctaGTACTTGACTCCAAGTAGTGCCTTAGAATTGAAAAGAGTTAGATTTTTAATGATGATATATGAGATCTTTAAATTCTGAGAGAGACAGGATTTAAGCTTGTGGAGTTTGAGCAAGTAGTGAGGTCATAAGTCATCACTCATTTAGTATACATAAATCCCTAATGCTGCCTTTTTCACTTCTAGTTTTGGAAAGAGTGAAGAACTTCCTACCTCGCATCGAACAGGCAAACAAAAAACTGAGAGAGGAGATGGCGTTGGGGCCCCCGGGCCTATTCAATATTGAAAATGTAGATGGttccttgaaaaaaatcatagagatGGTAAGAGAACTTGGGGTCCCTTGGCTTTTGTGAAGCAGGGCCACTGGGCCTTAGGACTCCGGGAAGCCCCTCTCTAGTGGAAGTCCCGAGGTCTGTGGTTGGGTGTGGGTTGGATCTCTGATCCATGGAAGTAAAGCAACACCGCGGACAGGGCAGGGGAGATCTGGACCCACGTCCCACTGCAAGGTCTGCATTGGCTTCCTCTTCTGCAGCTCGAGGACATGGCCAGAAACTCGTAAACGTTAGTGTGCTTTTAGGGTTAATGCCCCTGCATCTCAGCTGTTTGCCTAAGGTTAGCATCCATTAGGAGGCCTAGAGCTGGCTTCTGAAGCAGactttctgtaaaataattttaaaaagctatgctCTGTTCTCTCTAAACACAAAAGCACATTTACTGACAACTCTAAAGTAGGAATTCTGTGGAGGGCACGTCCTCACAGCTTGTTAGTTGTTCTTTCTCTGAGCCCGTGCTTTGTCACAGCTGTTTGTGGCTTCTGCATTTCCTCTAGGAACCAGCGTGTACTCAGTCTGTGTCTTATGTGACATTATCTCATATTTGCCTTTGTAATTCCTCGGGTTCTGCACTTTGAAAGGCAAGTGGCGTACTGTTGCACGGAGATGTCTTGGTATATAAGGCTGCTCCCCAGCTTTGGGCCTTTAGATTCCTAGGTCTCTGCACTTACACAGGGCACTCCCAGGATGAGAATGATCTGAGACGAGAACCCTCAGCCCATGGGGTTTGGTTTGATGGTGACGCTTTTGGGGGGTCTGTGGGCCAAAGGATGAGGTCCCCTTTGAGACTGGTGGCTGTGATCCGTCTTCTAGGACGTGGCTGTGGTGGAGGTGAGCAGCTCAGATTCTGAAGGACTCAGTTCGGAAGAGAGTTCTGAATCCGAGGATGAAAGCAGCCTCACCAGAGAGGTCACTGTGGAGAACATGAAGCTTCCAAAACCAAGAGGAAGAAAAGGCAAGATAGAAGTTTTGGACAGTTGAACTGCCAGGTCCGTGAAGTCGTCTGCCTCAGACCATGTGTCCACCTGTCCATGCACTCCATGCCATATTCGGGTGACCCGgcccttctgactccagagcatCATCGGTGTGGCTGACTGTGGTCCATGTCATGAGACATCTGCGCTGCTTCTGTATATGTTGTATATAGTTCACTTGAGTGGTATGCAAAAGCCAACTTTTCTAGTCCCTCGTTCAGTGCCTGGCATAGTTAtaaatggcactgaataaatgcttttaatatcAGCAAACTGGTTGAGTTTTTCTTTCCatctaaaataataacaataatagaggTGGAAGGAAGCTGAGAGATGATCTAGTCCAGCTCGTATTTCACATCTGAGGAAACCAAAGGGCCTTGGCAGATGTGAGTCACCATGTCCTTGACTGTAAGTCCACACTCCCGCTGTCCCTCAGAGCAGGCTCCTAGCTATTGAGCCCCTCATGGGATTGTTCCTTTAGTCATTCAATTCCATAACTTCTAAGCCATCCTCAGCTGCTCCCTCTCATGCATATCCAGCTTTGACAAGGCTGAAGAATTTTCCCATCACAGTCTATTTTGCATTGCATCCTTCCCCTCTATTAAGACCTCTACCCTAGTTTAGGCCCTTATCTTTCCCTAAATTAGTCTGTGCTCCAGCCTCCTAATTGGGTTCCCTTCTTCCAGTCATCTGTCTTTCTAAGATATGTGCTGGATTGTGTTCCACTCCCCCACTCAAAAATCTTCAGCGGCTCCCTAGTGCAAGAAATTCTTAACTTGCaatccatgaacttgtttttaaaaatattttgacagctGTATGATAGTATAATAGGTTTCCATTGCAATCTTAAgcattttatgcaattaaaaacattctgagaagtcTGTGACatacaaaaggttaagaatccctggcctgcaggataaaataaaaactcattagCCTGGTGTTTGGGTCTCACTAACTTTTCCAGACTTACTTTGGACTGCTTCCATGAACTCTGCACTCCATCTAACTGGACTCTGAGCTGTTCCTTGAATTTGGTACTCCATGGAGTCTCCTTGCATTTATATAAGCAGCTCCCTGATCTAGTGCCCTTTTGCTCTCTGCTTCTCAGAATGTTTGGTGTCATACATTAGTTCATGGGCTCCTCCCTGGGAAGCCTTCCCTCACTCATCCCattaatattcttcctaaaatgtggatCCCATCACCAGCAACacaagctgtgtgatcatgggctcCAGTCACCTCTCTTGgattccattttcttgttgatatattgatataatgAACTAACTTCCAATCCTGAACCTAGAGCCCTAAGAACCTATGTGGGTCTAGATTTGAGGGTAGAGTACACTGGACTATGCTTAAATGAGTAACCCTTCCAGAATAGTTGGAagtaaaaagcattttgtaaacatgAACAACCATTAGCTTAAGAGCTAGGTTGCTGTTGATCCTTGTGTtctgacatcagggaagtgatgcagtgacatgcaaatgaattggattgaagggAGGAaaggctgggcaaagtcactgcctcactttcccctccagaaccatctggatccagtggcaagatataagtcagttggggtagctaggtggcacagtagatagagcaccggccttgaattcaggaggacccgagttcaaatctgcccttagacatttaacacttcctagctgtgtgaccctgggcaagtcacttaaccccagcctcagaaaaaaaaaaaaaaaaggtatgtcAGTTCCACTGATATAGATCAGTTCCACTGGAGTCCAGTAACTTTTCCCTATGTGTCTTGTGTTGCTAATTCATATCGAGCCCCTTGCCAAAATTACTGagtggatttcttttttcctccagatgAAATTATTGCTCATAGATATGTTCCTGAGTCTATACAGGGAGGGTAGGTGACCCAGTggaattgatcctcacaatcctgggaggtaggtgctactgCTTCACTTGACAGATGGAATGAGGCAGACAAAGGGACTTGACCAagatgatttgaactcagatttttccagCTTTCAGAAAACTTTATTTCTCATTGGTTTATTTCATCAAAATGTGTCTTAAGAGTAGTCCATtctggacgtgactctcttcaacaatgagatgatccaaaccaattccaattgttcagtaaagaaaaGAATCAGCTACTTTCAGAGAAATGAGTGTGacccacaacatagcatttctgttatttctgttcttgtttgcttgcatttttgttttccttctcaggttttttaccttctttcttgagcagcaaaataactgtataactatgtatgcatgtattgtatttaatatatatattaacatatttaacatgtattggactacctgccatctaggagggggtgggaagaaggaggggaaaatttggaacagaagtttttgcaaggtttaatgttgaaaagttacccatggacactgatacattgttggtggagttgtgaaagaatccagccattctggagagcaatttggaactatgcccaaaaagttatcaaactgtgtgtaccctttgacccagcagtgctactactgagcttatatcccaaagaaatactaaagaagggaaagagacatatatgtgccaaaatgtttgtggcagctcttttcatagtggttagaaactggaagatgaatggatgtccatcaattggagaatggttgggcaaattatggtatatgaaggttatggaatattattgcactgtaagaaatgaccagcaggaggaatacagagaggcctggagagacttacatcaactgatgctgagtgaaatgaatagaaccagaagatcgctgtacacttcaatgctgtatgaagatgtattctgatggaagtagatatcttcaacataaagaagatccaactcacttccagttgatcaatgatggacagaaataactacacccagagaaggaacactgggaagtgaatgtaaattgttagcactactgtctatctacccaggttacttataccttcggaagctaataattaatgtgcaacaagaaaatggtatttacacacatatattgtatctaggttatattgtaacacatgtaaaatgtatgagattgcctgtcattggggggagggaggggataatttggaaaaatgaatacaagggataatattattaaaaaaattactcatgcatatatactgtgaaaaaaattctaaataaaaaaagaaaagttacccatgcatatgttttgtaaataacaattttgtaaataaaatttaaaaattaaaattaaaa
Protein-coding sequences here:
- the NOPCHAP1 gene encoding NOP protein chaperone 1 isoform X3, with translation MAELEEPGNGRRGRAARSGGPDGVRTSVSHELLRAGCAGAGGIQDMLLIGSKGKSPGLKTVRIERSSVLERVKNFLPRIEQANKKLREEMALGPPGLFNIENVDGSLKKIIEMEPACTQSVSYVTLSHICLCNSSGSAL
- the NOPCHAP1 gene encoding NOP protein chaperone 1 isoform X2, translating into MAELEEPGNGRRGRAARSGGPDGVRTSVSHELLRAGCAGAGIQDMLLIGSKGKSPGLKTVRIERSSVLERVKNFLPRIEQANKKLREEMALGPPGLFNIENVDGSLKKIIEMDVAVVEVSSSDSEGLSSEESSESEDESSLTREVTVENMKLPKPRGRKGKIEVLDS
- the NOPCHAP1 gene encoding NOP protein chaperone 1 isoform X1, which encodes MAELEEPGNGRRGRAARSGGPDGVRTSVSHELLRAGCAGAGGIQDMLLIGSKGKSPGLKTVRIERSSVLERVKNFLPRIEQANKKLREEMALGPPGLFNIENVDGSLKKIIEMDVAVVEVSSSDSEGLSSEESSESEDESSLTREVTVENMKLPKPRGRKGKIEVLDS